A stretch of Prunus dulcis chromosome 6, ALMONDv2, whole genome shotgun sequence DNA encodes these proteins:
- the LOC117629713 gene encoding myosin-11 isoform X1: protein MGTPVNIIVGSNVWVEDPELAWIDGQVSKINGQEAEIENTNGKKIVAKLSKIYPKDMEAPAGGVDDMTKLSYLHEPGVLQNLKIRYELNEIYTYTGNILIAINPFQRLPHLYDGHMMQQYKGAPFGELSPHVFAVADVAYRAMINEGKSNSILVSGESGAGKTETTKMLMRYLAFLGGRAATEGRTVEQQVLESNPVLEAFGNAKTVRNNNSSRFGKFVEIQFDKQGRISGAAIRTYLLERSRVCQISDPERNYHCFYLLCAAPQEEIEKFKLANPKSFHYLNQSRCYELVGVSDAHDYLATRRAMDVVGISAKEQEAIFRVVAAILHLGNIEFTKGTEVDSSVPKDDPAKFHLKMTAELLMCDVDALEDALCKRVMITPEEVIKRSLDPQSAAISRDGLAKTIYSRLFDWLVDKINVSIGQDATSKSLIGVLDIYGFESFKTNSFEQFCINFTNEKLQQHFNQHVFKMEQEEYTKEQIDWSYIEFVDNQDVLDLIEKKPGGIVALLDEACMFPKSTHETFANKLYQTFKTHKRFIKPKLSRTDFAIGHYAGEVLYQSDQFLDKNKDYVVPEHQDLLGASKCSFVAGLFPPLPEETAKSSKFSSIGSRFKLQLQSLMETLNSTEPHYIRCVKPNNLLKPAVFENVNIMQQLRCGGVLEAIRISCAGYPTRKPFFEFINRFGLLAPEVLEGNYDEKVACTKILEKKGLKGFQIGKTKVFLRAGQMAELDARRAEVLSIAAKTIQRRVRTHYARKRFIALRRATIVMQSICRGSLACKVFHCMKRESAAVKIQKNMRKYQARSTYNKLHISVLVLQTGLRAMAARKEFRFKRQTKAATIIQAVWRCHKAVKYFKKLKKGSIVAQCRMRGKIARKELRKLKMAARETGALKEAKDKLEKRVEELTWRLQLEKRLRTDLEEAKAQEITKLQNSLQEMQHKVDETNALVVKERESTKKAIQDAPPVVKETQVVVEDTQKVDSLTAEVDSLKASLEAEKQRADDNERKYNEAQTSGEERRKKLEETEKKVSQLQENLTRLEEKLTNLESENQVLRQQAVSMAPNKFLSGRSRSIIQRAAESGHIGGDAKTTMDLHSSSINHRESELEDKPQKSLNEKQQENQELLIRCIAQHLGFAANRPIAACIIYKCLLQWRSFEVERTSIFDRIIQTIGNAIETQDNNDILAYWLSNASTLLLLLQRTLKASGAAGMAPQRRRSSSATLFGRMTQSFRGTPQGVNLSLINGGMSGGVDSLRQVEAKYPALLFKQQLTAYVEKIYGMIRDNLKKEISPLLGLCIQAPRTSRASLVKGSSRSVANTEAQRALIAHWQGIVKSLGNFLNTLKANHVPPFLVRKVFTQIFSFINVQLFNSLLLRRECCSFSNGEYVKAGLAELEHWCYKATDEYAGSAWDELKHIRQAIGFLVIHQKPKKTLDEISHDLCPVLSIQQLYRISTMYWDDKYGTHSVSSDVISNMRVLMTEDSNNAVSNSFLLDDDSSIPFSVDDISKSMEQIDISDIEPPPLIRENSGFSFLLPRTD from the exons atg GGAACGCCAGTAAATATCATTGTAGGATCTAATGTCTGGGTTGAAGACCCGGAATTGGCTTGGATTGATGGACAAGTGTCAAAGATTAATGGACAGGAAGCTGAGATCGAGAATACCAATGGGAAGAAG ATTGTTGCCAAATTATCGAAAATATATCCAAAAGATATGGAAGCTCCTGCTGGCGGAGTCGATGACATGACAAAGCTATCTTATCTGCATGAGCCTGGTGTTCTGCAGAATTTAAAAATTAGATACGAACTTAATGAAATCTAT ACTTATACTGGAAATATCCTTATTGCCATTAACCCATTCCAAAGACTGCCCCATCTCTATGATGGTCACATGATGCAACAATACAAGGGAGCACCATTTGGAGAACTAAGCCCTCATGTTTTTGCAGTTGCAGATGTTGCATACAG GGCAATGATTAATGAAGGAAAAAGCAATTCAATTCTGGTCAGTGGTGAAAGTGGGGCAGGTAAAACTGAGACCACAAAAATGCTAATGCGGTACCTTGCATTTCTGGGTGGCCGGGCTGCAACCGAAGGACGTACAGTTGAACAGCAAGTTCTTGAA TCAAATCCAGTTCTTGAAGCATTTGGCAATGCTAAAACTGTTAGAAATAACAATTCTAG TCGTTTTGGTAAATTTGTTGAAATCCAATTTGATAAGCAAGGAAGAATATCAGGAGCAGCCATTAGAACTTACCTTCTGGAACGATCTCGTGTTTGCCAAATTTCTGATCCTGAACGGAACTACCACTGCTTCTACCTTCTTTGTGCTGCACCACAGGAG GAAATTGAGAAGTTCAAGTTGGCAAATCCTAAATCATTTCACTATCTTAACCAGTCACGTTGCTACGAACTGGTTGGTGTAAGTGATGCCCATGATTATCTTGCCACAAGGAGAGCTATGGATGTTGTTGGAATAAGCGCTAAGGAGCAG gaAGCAATTTTTAGAGTAGTTGCCGCAATTCTTCATCTTGGAAATATTGAGTTTACCAAGGGAACGGAAGTTGATTCGTCAGTTCCAAAAGATGATCCAGCCAAGTTCCATCTCAAAATGACTGCAGagcttctcat GTGTGATGTTGATGCATTGGAAGACGCATTATGCAAGCGTGTCATGATCACACCAGAAGAAGTTATCAAGAGAAGTCTTGATCCTCAAAGTGCAGCCATTAGCCGTGATGGTTTAGCAAAGACAATATATTCTCGATTGTTTGACTG GTTGGTGGACAAAATTAATGTCTCAATTGGACAAGATGCTACCTCGAAATCTCTGATTGGGGTCCTTGACATCTATGGTTTTGAAAGTTTTAAGACCAATAG TTTTGAGCAGTTCTGCATTAACTTCACAAATGAGAAATTGCAGCAACATTTCAATCAG CACGTCTTCAAGATGGAACAAGAAGAATACACAAAAGAGCAGATTGATTGGAGCTACATTGAATTTGTTGATAATCAAGATGTCCTGGATCTTATTGAAAAG AAACCTGGTGGTATAGTTGCTCTCCTTGATGAAGCCTG CATGTTTCCAAAGTCAACCCATGAAACATTTGCAAATAAGCTTTATCAGACATTCAAAACTCACAAGCGCTTTATAAAGCCAAAACTTTCTCGCACAGATTTTGCCATCGGTCATTATGCTGGAGAG GTTCTATATCAGTCTGACcaatttttggacaaaaacAAGGACTATGTGGTTCCTGAACATCAAGACTTGTTGGGTGCTTCCAAATGTTCTTTTGTGGCAGGCCTTTTCCCTCCTCTTCCAGAAGAGACAGCCAAATCTTCCAAGTTTTCTTCAATTGGCTCTCGTTTTAAG CTGCAACTACAATCATTAATGGAAACCCTAAACTCTACAGAGCCTCACTATATCAGATGTGTGAAGCCAAACAACCTTCTAAAACCAGCCGTATTTGAGAACGTCAATATTATGCAGCAACTGCGCTGTGGT GGTGTTTTAGAGGCAATCCGAATTAGCTGTGCTGGATATCCTACTCGAAAACCCTTTTTCGAATTCATAAACCGATTTGGACTTCTTGCACCAGAGGTCTTGGAAGGAAA CTATGATGAAAAAGTTGCCTGCACAAAGATTCTGGAAAAGAAGGGTCTTAAAGGGTTTCAG ATAGGTAAAACAAAGGTGTTCCTAAGGGCTGGTCAGATGGCTGAGTTAGATGCACGAAGAGCCGAAGTACTCAGTATTGCAGCTAAAACTATCCAGCGGCGTGTACGAACCCATTATGCTCGGAAACGGTTTATTGCGCTGCGACGGGCAACCATAGTTATGCAATCGATATGCAGAG GAAGTCTGGCGTGCAAAGTCTTTCACTGCATGAAAAGAGAGTCAGCTGCTGTGAAAATTCAGAAGAACATGCGCAAATACCAAGCCAGATCAACTTACAACAAACTCCATATCTCAGTTCTTGTCTTGCAAACAGGTTTAAGAGCAATGGCTGCTCGTAAAGAATTCAGATTTAAAAGGCAAACTAAAGCAGCAACCATCATTCAG GCGGTGTGGCGTTGTCATAAAGCTGTCAAATACTTTAAGAAGCTCAAGAAGGGTTCAATAGTCGCACAGTGCCGAATGAGGGGAAAAATTGCAAGGAAGGAACTTAGGAAGCTCAAAATG GCCGCAAGGGAAACAGGGGCACTTAAAGAAGCAAAAGATAAGCTGGAAAAACGAGTGGAGGAACTAACTTGGCGTCTACAGTTGGAAAAACGTTTAAGG ACTGACCtagaagaagcaaaagcaCAAGAGATAACGAAATTGCAGAATTCATTGCAAGAAATGCAGCACAAAGTTGATGAAACAAATGCCTTGGTTGTCAAGGAACGAGAGTCTACAAAGAAAGCTATTCAAGATGCGCCTCCTGTTGTTAAGGAAACCCAAGTTGTTGTTGAGGATACTCAGAAAGTTGATTCTCTAACTGCAGAAGTGGACAGTTTGAAG GCCTCTTTGGAGGCAGAGAAACAAAGAGCAGATgacaatgaaagaaaatacaatgaaGCTCAAACATCAGGTGAAGAACGACGCAAGAAATTagaagaaacagagaaaaaagTTAGTCAGCTCCAGGAAAATTTGACCAG GCTAGAAGAGAAGCTTACCAATTTAGAATCAGAAAACCAAGTATTACGCCAACAAGCTGTGTCCATGGCGCCTAATAAATTCCTTTCTGGACGGTCCAGATCAATTATTCAG AGGGCAGCTGAAAGTGGTCATATTGGAGGGGATGCAAAGACAACTATG GATCTGCATAGTTCTTCAATAAACCACAGGGAGTCAGAATTGGAGGATAAGCCACAGAAATCACTGAATGAAAAACAGCAAGAGAATCAGGAATTGCTCATTCGATGTATTGCACAACATCTAGGCTTTGCAGCGAACAGGCCTATTGCTGCCTGCATCATATACAAATGCCTTTTGCAGTGGAGATCATTTGAAGTTGAGCGGACTAGCATTTTTGATAGGATTATTCAGACCATAGGGAATGCCATTGAG ACCCAGGATAACAATGATATATTGGCCTATTGGTTATCCAATGCCTCAACACTTCTATTACTACTCCAGCGCACACTGAAAGCCAGTGGTGCTGCTGGGATGGCACCACAACGACGTCGATCGTCATCAGCTACCTTGTTCGGAAGGATGACACAA AGTTTCCGTGGAACTCCACAAGGAGTGAATCTTTCCTTAATCAATGGTGGAATGAGTGGTGGAGTGGACAGTTTACGACAAGTTGAAGCCAAGTACCCAGCTTTGCTTTTCAAACAGCAACTCACGGCATATGTAGAAAAGATTTATGGGATGATTCGAGATAATTTGAAGAAAGAGATTTCTCCGTTGCTTGGATTGTGCATCCAG GCACCAAGAACATCCAGGGCAAGCTTGGTTAAAGGATCATCACGATCAGTTGCCAACACTGAGGCACAGAGAGCTTTGATTGCTCACTGGCAAGGGATTGTCAAGAGCCTGGGAAACTTCTTAAATACTTTAAAAGCAAATCAT GTACCTCCATTTTTAGTTCGTAAGGTGTTCACACAGATATTCTCCTTCATCAATGTTCAGCTATTCAACAG CCTTCTATTAAGACGAGAGTGCTGTTCATTTAGTAATGGAGAGTATGTTAAAGCTGGGTTGGCTGAACTGGAGCACTGGTGCTATAAGGCAACAGATGAG tATGCAGGTTCAGCTTGGGATGAACTCAAGCATATCAGGCAGGCTATTGGTTTCCTG GTCATAcatcaaaaaccaaaaaagacgCTTGATGAAATAAGCCATGACCTGTGCCCG GTCCTCAGTATACAGCAGCTATATCGTATCAGTACAATGTACTGGGATGACAAATATGGCACACATAGTGTGTCCTCGGAT GTTATATCCAATATGAGAGTGTTGATGACAGAAGATTCCAACAATGCTGTCAGTAATTCTTTCCTGTTGGATGACGATTCCAG CATTCCATTTTCAGTTGATGACATATCAAAGTCAATGGAACAAATAGACATCTCCGACATTGAACCGCCGCCACTTATTCGTGAGAACTCCGGCTTTAGTTTCTTGTTGCCACGTACAGATTGA
- the LOC117629713 gene encoding myosin-11 isoform X2 → MGTPVNIIVGSNVWVEDPELAWIDGQVSKINGQEAEIENTNGKKIVAKLSKIYPKDMEAPAGGVDDMTKLSYLHEPGVLQNLKIRYELNEIYTYTGNILIAINPFQRLPHLYDGHMMQQYKGAPFGELSPHVFAVADVAYRAMINEGKSNSILVSGESGAGKTETTKMLMRYLAFLGGRAATEGRTVEQQVLESNPVLEAFGNAKTVRNNNSSRFGKFVEIQFDKQGRISGAAIRTYLLERSRVCQISDPERNYHCFYLLCAAPQEEIEKFKLANPKSFHYLNQSRCYELVGVSDAHDYLATRRAMDVVGISAKEQEAIFRVVAAILHLGNIEFTKGTEVDSSVPKDDPAKFHLKMTAELLMCDVDALEDALCKRVMITPEEVIKRSLDPQSAAISRDGLAKTIYSRLFDWLVDKINVSIGQDATSKSLIGVLDIYGFESFKTNSFEQFCINFTNEKLQQHFNQHVFKMEQEEYTKEQIDWSYIEFVDNQDVLDLIEKKPGGIVALLDEACMFPKSTHETFANKLYQTFKTHKRFIKPKLSRTDFAIGHYAGEVLYQSDQFLDKNKDYVVPEHQDLLGASKCSFVAGLFPPLPEETAKSSKFSSIGSRFKLQLQSLMETLNSTEPHYIRCVKPNNLLKPAVFENVNIMQQLRCGGVLEAIRISCAGYPTRKPFFEFINRFGLLAPEVLEGNYDEKVACTKILEKKGLKGFQIGKTKVFLRAGQMAELDARRAEVLSIAAKTIQRRVRTHYARKRFIALRRATIVMQSICRGSLACKVFHCMKRESAAVKIQKNMRKYQARSTYNKLHISVLVLQTGLRAMAARKEFRFKRQTKAATIIQAVWRCHKAVKYFKKLKKGSIVAQCRMRGKIARKELRKLKMAARETGALKEAKDKLEKRVEELTWRLQLEKRLRTDLEEAKAQEITKLQNSLQEMQHKVDETNALVVKERESTKKAIQDAPPVVKETQVVVEDTQKVDSLTAEVDSLKASLEAEKQRADDNERKYNEAQTSGEERRKKLEETEKKVSQLQENLTRLEEKLTNLESENQVLRQQAVSMAPNKFLSGRSRSIIQRAAESGHIGGDAKTTMDLHSSSINHRESELEDKPQKSLNEKQQENQELLIRCIAQHLGFAANRPIAACIIYKCLLQWRSFEVERTSIFDRIIQTIGNAIETQDNNDILAYWLSNASTLLLLLQRTLKASGAAGMAPQRRRSSSATLFGRMTQSFRGTPQGVNLSLINGGMSGGVDSLRQVEAKYPALLFKQQLTAYVEKIYGMIRDNLKKEISPLLGLCIQAPRTSRASLVKGSSRSVANTEAQRALIAHWQGIVKSLGNFLNTLKANHVPPFLVRKVFTQIFSFINVQLFNSLLLRRECCSFSNGEYVKAGLAELEHWCYKATDEYAGSAWDELKHIRQAIGFLVIHQKPKKTLDEISHDLCPVLSIQQLYRISTMYWDDKYGTHSVSSDVSFYGCHYSARLYPI, encoded by the exons atg GGAACGCCAGTAAATATCATTGTAGGATCTAATGTCTGGGTTGAAGACCCGGAATTGGCTTGGATTGATGGACAAGTGTCAAAGATTAATGGACAGGAAGCTGAGATCGAGAATACCAATGGGAAGAAG ATTGTTGCCAAATTATCGAAAATATATCCAAAAGATATGGAAGCTCCTGCTGGCGGAGTCGATGACATGACAAAGCTATCTTATCTGCATGAGCCTGGTGTTCTGCAGAATTTAAAAATTAGATACGAACTTAATGAAATCTAT ACTTATACTGGAAATATCCTTATTGCCATTAACCCATTCCAAAGACTGCCCCATCTCTATGATGGTCACATGATGCAACAATACAAGGGAGCACCATTTGGAGAACTAAGCCCTCATGTTTTTGCAGTTGCAGATGTTGCATACAG GGCAATGATTAATGAAGGAAAAAGCAATTCAATTCTGGTCAGTGGTGAAAGTGGGGCAGGTAAAACTGAGACCACAAAAATGCTAATGCGGTACCTTGCATTTCTGGGTGGCCGGGCTGCAACCGAAGGACGTACAGTTGAACAGCAAGTTCTTGAA TCAAATCCAGTTCTTGAAGCATTTGGCAATGCTAAAACTGTTAGAAATAACAATTCTAG TCGTTTTGGTAAATTTGTTGAAATCCAATTTGATAAGCAAGGAAGAATATCAGGAGCAGCCATTAGAACTTACCTTCTGGAACGATCTCGTGTTTGCCAAATTTCTGATCCTGAACGGAACTACCACTGCTTCTACCTTCTTTGTGCTGCACCACAGGAG GAAATTGAGAAGTTCAAGTTGGCAAATCCTAAATCATTTCACTATCTTAACCAGTCACGTTGCTACGAACTGGTTGGTGTAAGTGATGCCCATGATTATCTTGCCACAAGGAGAGCTATGGATGTTGTTGGAATAAGCGCTAAGGAGCAG gaAGCAATTTTTAGAGTAGTTGCCGCAATTCTTCATCTTGGAAATATTGAGTTTACCAAGGGAACGGAAGTTGATTCGTCAGTTCCAAAAGATGATCCAGCCAAGTTCCATCTCAAAATGACTGCAGagcttctcat GTGTGATGTTGATGCATTGGAAGACGCATTATGCAAGCGTGTCATGATCACACCAGAAGAAGTTATCAAGAGAAGTCTTGATCCTCAAAGTGCAGCCATTAGCCGTGATGGTTTAGCAAAGACAATATATTCTCGATTGTTTGACTG GTTGGTGGACAAAATTAATGTCTCAATTGGACAAGATGCTACCTCGAAATCTCTGATTGGGGTCCTTGACATCTATGGTTTTGAAAGTTTTAAGACCAATAG TTTTGAGCAGTTCTGCATTAACTTCACAAATGAGAAATTGCAGCAACATTTCAATCAG CACGTCTTCAAGATGGAACAAGAAGAATACACAAAAGAGCAGATTGATTGGAGCTACATTGAATTTGTTGATAATCAAGATGTCCTGGATCTTATTGAAAAG AAACCTGGTGGTATAGTTGCTCTCCTTGATGAAGCCTG CATGTTTCCAAAGTCAACCCATGAAACATTTGCAAATAAGCTTTATCAGACATTCAAAACTCACAAGCGCTTTATAAAGCCAAAACTTTCTCGCACAGATTTTGCCATCGGTCATTATGCTGGAGAG GTTCTATATCAGTCTGACcaatttttggacaaaaacAAGGACTATGTGGTTCCTGAACATCAAGACTTGTTGGGTGCTTCCAAATGTTCTTTTGTGGCAGGCCTTTTCCCTCCTCTTCCAGAAGAGACAGCCAAATCTTCCAAGTTTTCTTCAATTGGCTCTCGTTTTAAG CTGCAACTACAATCATTAATGGAAACCCTAAACTCTACAGAGCCTCACTATATCAGATGTGTGAAGCCAAACAACCTTCTAAAACCAGCCGTATTTGAGAACGTCAATATTATGCAGCAACTGCGCTGTGGT GGTGTTTTAGAGGCAATCCGAATTAGCTGTGCTGGATATCCTACTCGAAAACCCTTTTTCGAATTCATAAACCGATTTGGACTTCTTGCACCAGAGGTCTTGGAAGGAAA CTATGATGAAAAAGTTGCCTGCACAAAGATTCTGGAAAAGAAGGGTCTTAAAGGGTTTCAG ATAGGTAAAACAAAGGTGTTCCTAAGGGCTGGTCAGATGGCTGAGTTAGATGCACGAAGAGCCGAAGTACTCAGTATTGCAGCTAAAACTATCCAGCGGCGTGTACGAACCCATTATGCTCGGAAACGGTTTATTGCGCTGCGACGGGCAACCATAGTTATGCAATCGATATGCAGAG GAAGTCTGGCGTGCAAAGTCTTTCACTGCATGAAAAGAGAGTCAGCTGCTGTGAAAATTCAGAAGAACATGCGCAAATACCAAGCCAGATCAACTTACAACAAACTCCATATCTCAGTTCTTGTCTTGCAAACAGGTTTAAGAGCAATGGCTGCTCGTAAAGAATTCAGATTTAAAAGGCAAACTAAAGCAGCAACCATCATTCAG GCGGTGTGGCGTTGTCATAAAGCTGTCAAATACTTTAAGAAGCTCAAGAAGGGTTCAATAGTCGCACAGTGCCGAATGAGGGGAAAAATTGCAAGGAAGGAACTTAGGAAGCTCAAAATG GCCGCAAGGGAAACAGGGGCACTTAAAGAAGCAAAAGATAAGCTGGAAAAACGAGTGGAGGAACTAACTTGGCGTCTACAGTTGGAAAAACGTTTAAGG ACTGACCtagaagaagcaaaagcaCAAGAGATAACGAAATTGCAGAATTCATTGCAAGAAATGCAGCACAAAGTTGATGAAACAAATGCCTTGGTTGTCAAGGAACGAGAGTCTACAAAGAAAGCTATTCAAGATGCGCCTCCTGTTGTTAAGGAAACCCAAGTTGTTGTTGAGGATACTCAGAAAGTTGATTCTCTAACTGCAGAAGTGGACAGTTTGAAG GCCTCTTTGGAGGCAGAGAAACAAAGAGCAGATgacaatgaaagaaaatacaatgaaGCTCAAACATCAGGTGAAGAACGACGCAAGAAATTagaagaaacagagaaaaaagTTAGTCAGCTCCAGGAAAATTTGACCAG GCTAGAAGAGAAGCTTACCAATTTAGAATCAGAAAACCAAGTATTACGCCAACAAGCTGTGTCCATGGCGCCTAATAAATTCCTTTCTGGACGGTCCAGATCAATTATTCAG AGGGCAGCTGAAAGTGGTCATATTGGAGGGGATGCAAAGACAACTATG GATCTGCATAGTTCTTCAATAAACCACAGGGAGTCAGAATTGGAGGATAAGCCACAGAAATCACTGAATGAAAAACAGCAAGAGAATCAGGAATTGCTCATTCGATGTATTGCACAACATCTAGGCTTTGCAGCGAACAGGCCTATTGCTGCCTGCATCATATACAAATGCCTTTTGCAGTGGAGATCATTTGAAGTTGAGCGGACTAGCATTTTTGATAGGATTATTCAGACCATAGGGAATGCCATTGAG ACCCAGGATAACAATGATATATTGGCCTATTGGTTATCCAATGCCTCAACACTTCTATTACTACTCCAGCGCACACTGAAAGCCAGTGGTGCTGCTGGGATGGCACCACAACGACGTCGATCGTCATCAGCTACCTTGTTCGGAAGGATGACACAA AGTTTCCGTGGAACTCCACAAGGAGTGAATCTTTCCTTAATCAATGGTGGAATGAGTGGTGGAGTGGACAGTTTACGACAAGTTGAAGCCAAGTACCCAGCTTTGCTTTTCAAACAGCAACTCACGGCATATGTAGAAAAGATTTATGGGATGATTCGAGATAATTTGAAGAAAGAGATTTCTCCGTTGCTTGGATTGTGCATCCAG GCACCAAGAACATCCAGGGCAAGCTTGGTTAAAGGATCATCACGATCAGTTGCCAACACTGAGGCACAGAGAGCTTTGATTGCTCACTGGCAAGGGATTGTCAAGAGCCTGGGAAACTTCTTAAATACTTTAAAAGCAAATCAT GTACCTCCATTTTTAGTTCGTAAGGTGTTCACACAGATATTCTCCTTCATCAATGTTCAGCTATTCAACAG CCTTCTATTAAGACGAGAGTGCTGTTCATTTAGTAATGGAGAGTATGTTAAAGCTGGGTTGGCTGAACTGGAGCACTGGTGCTATAAGGCAACAGATGAG tATGCAGGTTCAGCTTGGGATGAACTCAAGCATATCAGGCAGGCTATTGGTTTCCTG GTCATAcatcaaaaaccaaaaaagacgCTTGATGAAATAAGCCATGACCTGTGCCCG GTCCTCAGTATACAGCAGCTATATCGTATCAGTACAATGTACTGGGATGACAAATATGGCACACATAGTGTGTCCTCGGATGTAAGTTTTTATGGATGCCATTACTCAGCTAG GTTATATCCAATATGA
- the LOC117630003 gene encoding F-box protein At5g03970-like — MKGQKRSANDIHAALTDDILHEILLRLPEKSVFSFILVSKRWLRVICSSSFRKDYHARWRINFHLLGFFVCNHLYLGRSKHGICRPPSERALHLLSTCEEGDNLLVSGIPKQLGYFIDSSNGLLLFGRHPMTYSVWNPITKQLCRLPQPQRYYKSLCIAFFSVTEECFEEIIHYKVIRARCDCRRDEVNTVSIETFSSVTGTWKHYTLTCSSTFALRPWAVATVISGVIYWFATQGNLAIYDPRLGDRRIVLLKLPDGTISQDYDECVLGEAPDGRLQYGQSSVSGMEIWVLEREGNSFSSNVQSQNRWNLRYKLSFKAMWKQNPDSAKNSKEAQILSFLPQNSEYVFIRAGWNIFLFHLKSRRLTLIPYLGRDSSIQWDDSQVMPYFRPSWPRSCLCP; from the coding sequence ATGAAGGGTCAAAAGAGGTCTGCAAATGATATTCATGCTGCATTGACTGATGACATCCTACACGAGATCCTCCTTCGACTGCCAGAGAAATCTGTTTTCAGTTTCATACTCGTATCAAAGAGGTGGCTTCGTGTGATATGTAGCTCTTCTTTTCGAAAGGATTACCATGCTCGATGGAGAATAAATTTTCATCTTTTGGGCTTCTTTGTGTGCAATCATCTATACCTTGGAAGATCTAAACATGGCATATGCCGGCCCCCATCAGAGCGTGCACTTCATTTATTGTCAACTTGTGAGGAAGGCGATAATTTACTGGTTTCTGGGATCCCCAAACAGCTTGGCTATTTCATTGACTCTTCCAATggccttcttctttttggccGCCACCCAATGACATATTCTGTGTGGAACCCAATCACCAAACAGCTATGCCGACTTCCTCAACCTCAGCGGTACTATAAAAGTTTGTGTATTGCATTCTTCAGTGTCACCGAGGAGTGTTTTGAGGAAATCATCCACTATAAGGTTATTCGGGCAAGATGCGACTGCAGACGTGATGAAGTTAATACTGTCTCCATTGAGACTTTCTCTTCAGTGACTGGTACATGGAAACATTATACGCTCACTTGCTCTTCAACATTTGCCTTGCGTCCTTGGGCAGTGGCTACTGTAATTAGTGGTGTCATATACTGGTTTGCAACCCAGGGAAATCTAGCCATTTATGATCCACGTCTTGGAGATAGGCGTATAGTTTTGCTTAAATTACCAGATGGTACGATTTCTCAAGATTATGATGAGTGTGTTCTTGGGGAGGCCCCAGATGGGCGTTTGCAGTATGGTCAGAGCAGCGTGTCAGGCATGGAGATATGGGTTCTTGAGAGGGAAGGAAATAGTTTCTCATCAAACGTGCAATCACAGAACAGGTGGAATTTAAGGTACAAACTAAGTTTCAAAGCAATGTGGAAGCAAAATCCAGACTCCGCAAAGAATTCTAAAGAAGCTCAAATATTGTCATTCCTTCCCCAGAATTCTGAATATGTCTTCATAAGAGCTGGATggaacatatttctctttcacCTCAAGAGCCGGAGGCTTACACTGATTCCATATCTTGGTCGTGACTCTTCTATTCAATGGGATGACAGTCAAGTAATGCCTTACTTTAGACCTTCTTGGCCGCGCTCCTGTTTATGCCCCTAA